One genomic region from Ptychodera flava strain L36383 chromosome 14, AS_Pfla_20210202, whole genome shotgun sequence encodes:
- the LOC139149507 gene encoding protein max-like — translation MSDDERDIDIESDDEDPSTPPNCRNEAEKRAHHNALERKRRDHIKDSFNGLKESIPTLQGEKASRAQILNKATDYIQFMRRKNNAHQSDIDDLKKQNETLDKQINALEKARATGNYDPSTFVDVDGTPLFKNPKGGTVSAFDGGSGSDSDSSEGTNSQGRRKRLKTSIQLQSTVTAGKS, via the exons atgagTGATGATGAAAGAGATATCGACATTGAAAGCGAT gaCGAAGACCCCAGTACCCCTCCTAATTGCAGGAACGAg GCTGAGAAGAGAGCACACCACAATGCTCTTGAACGCAAACGAAGAGATCATATTAAAGACAGCTTTAACGGTTTGAAGGAATCCATACCCACACTCCAAGGAGAAAAG GCGTCAAGGGCTCAAATTCTGAATAAGGCAACAGATTACATTCAGTTCATGAGACGCAAGAACAATGCACATCAGAGCGACATAGATGATCTGAAGAAACAAAACGAAACGCTAGATAAACAAA TTAATGCCTTAGAAAAAGCAAGAGCAACAGGTAATTACGATCCGTCAACGTTTGTGGATGTCGATGGGACACCGCTGTTCAAAAATCCCAAAGGAGGGACTGTATCAGCCTTTGACGGAGGCTCAGGATCAGATTCTGACTCCTCAGAAGGAACAAATTCTCAGGGACGGCGCAAAAGAttgaaaacatcaatacagCTACAGAGTACAGTGACAGCAGGGAAGAGTTAG